AACGTATCCTTCAATTCTTAGGATACCCTTCTCCATATAAACATCTGTGATATTATCAATCAAATGTTCATATCCTTCACCGATAAATTCCCCCCACTCTATTACTATCCTTCCGTTTTCATATGATTCTTTCGGAATTGATACAACGAATTTCTTTCCTTTTTTATCTCCTATTTCTACGGGCTTTATTATTAAAGTTGATCCAGCTTTATTCGGATATGTTTTAGTATCCGTAATCATTAAAAACACCTCCTAAACACTCTTTTATTTCGAAAAAAAGAGGAACCTTTGCGTATGTGTAATGACCTCCGATAAACATTATAATGGCTAGAATTTCAGATAATTATTTATCAATATTGAATATATTGATTATTAACATATTTTAAACCAATTTGTTTCTATTTATGTTAATATTTACATGGTAATTAAAATACATTATTTAGGAGGATTTATACTATAAAAAAAGTTTTAGTAAGCATTATGAGTTTATTGTTATGTTTCTCTATTTTTGGTTTCACACCCGCATCCGCAGCAGGTTATACAAATTTTGAGTATGAAGAAGATGGAGTAAGAGCAGGACGTACTGAGGAATTCCCTAAAGAAATGAACTTAAGTGGAACAGTAGAAATAGTAGCTGTGCAATATTCACCTAAAACAAAAGATGTAAATATAAAGTATACACTAGTAAATATTGATACTGATGAAAAAATATCTAAAAGTATAGATGGAACTTATAAAAGTAGTTCTAAGACAATTAAATTTACTAATGTCAAAGAAGGAAGATATTTAATAAAAATTAAAAATAACTCAGAAGAAAAAGTATACGGTAACTTTTTGGTATATAACTAATACAAATCTAAAATAATATAATAAAAGTAAAAATTTAATTATTAAATGACTAGCGTGGTTTTATTTATTAGATAATATAAGAAGAACTTGTAGTGAATTCTACAAGTTCTTCTTATATTTCAAATTAAAAATGATTACAGTAACATATTATTTATGCAACATGTGTCAAATGCAATTTTATCGTTTTCCGACAGAAGACTCCTTCCTCAAAAATGTGAAGGTGTAAAACACCAATTTCAGGTGGGCGATGAATGTCAGTTGGCATAAGCCAACATGTTTGCTACCATATACTTGTACAGATTGCTCTTTGAAAACTGAAGATATGAGGTTGGTTGCAGAAAAACGTTGCAACCATAAAATCTTCAACGTTCTTTCGCCCCACGTTTGCTGAAGTTGCGAAAACCAAGCTAAAGTAGGAAGCGTGGTGAATCAACGTACAAGATACTTATGTTTTCACCGTAGGGACTACGGACAGAGCCTGCTAAGATAACCGGTGGATACATCGGTGTTCGCAGGAATCTCCCACTTCAAACAGGCCGTAAGGACATTAAATGGTGAGTAGTTCAAGAAGTAGTTAAAAATAAAAAAGGAATCCTCAGTAAAAGGATTCACCCCAGGAAATATATATAAATAAAAAGAATTAATTTTATTATAATATAAATGTAAATGAAACATATTGAGAAAAAAATAAGTTTGAAGTTTGATAGGAAAGAATAATGTTTGCTATACTAAATGTGCAAAAATATATGCAAAATCACAAATAAAATAAGGGCAGCCTGATCAGGCTGCCCTTATTTTATTTTTAATCTCATAATCTGCTATTTAGTTTGAGCTAATTATAAATCTAGTACACTAACAATCTGGCATGCTTTGGAATTCGCAACATGATAGTACATCTCTAACCCTTTTCTTTCCGAGTGTAAAATCTTGCCACGCATCTTAGATAAATGCTGAGATACGGTTGATTGCGGTACTTTTAATAGATCTGTTAACTCTGTTACATTACAAACTTTGCGACGTTCTAGTTCTTTCACGATCTGTAATCTAACTGGATGGGCCATAATCTTTAATAATTCTACATCCGCCTCTGGGATTTTGTACATGTCATCACTTACTTGCATTGTTGTCATTTTAAATTCTCCTTTTATAATTATTTTTTATTTTAATTATCTATTTTTAAATATGTTGTGTTTGCTTGAGCACATTGTTCATAACCACTATATTGTGTGTTCTTTTGTCTCCCTATCAGATTTAATATATAGAAGTATTATGATAGCTAAAAACCCAACAAAAGATAGCATAGGTATCGAGATGAAACCGAATAAATTTAAGTAATCTTTTGTGCAAGAAACTCCTACTGAACAAATCTGCATCTCACTATTAGGAAACGCTTGAATTGTAATTTGATATACAGATAACATTAAACCGATACACGCAAATGGAAATGCATACGTGCTTACATTAGAATCTTTTCTATACATTCCTATACCCAATATTAATACTAATGGATACATAGCCATCCTTTGATACCAGCACAAATCACATGGAGGCAGCTTCATCCATTCACTAAAAATTAAACTTATAAGCATTGCACTAGTAGCTATCGTCCAAGCAATTGCAATGTGATACTTTTGAATGATCGACATCTTATTTTCACCTCACCTGTTTTTAAAAATGCAAAACATTTGCTAATATATGACTGGTTTATTTCCGTGTTTCGGTTACCCTGTTTTAGTAGGCAGTATCCAATCTTTGATACCTTCCCAGTCATAACCCTTCTCTTTTAATTCTAAAGGGAAAAGATTTTCAAAATCATCACGCGTTACATACATAGCTTCTAACGCTTTTGCTAGCGGGCCAAATCTATATACAACATGTGTATTCACCCTTTTGTTTTTCATTTTTGCTACCGCTAAATATACATACCGTCTTTCTTTCGTTAAAACAAACTTCAAAAATCCAGGTACTTGACTCATCTTTCACACTCCTTTTTGGTTTTCCATACCCTTATTAAAAAGAAAAGGTATGGAAAACTATTAAATCTCACTTTACTAATTTAATAAATGTCCCGTTTTTTGATTTGAAAATACAAGAAGACGCTCATCATAACAATATTTATTACACCAGCTGCAGCACCAATTTTGAAGATAACATACACATATTCATTACTACTAAAAGGTAATAGACTCGCGAAAATAAATAAAATTGAAATAATAAAGGATAAGAGCATATTTCTTTTGTTTTCATTCATTCAAAAAACCTCCATTTTGTACGAATATTTATATTGCAATGGATTAGGGGGCTAAGCCGCATCATTACGGTTATAATGATGTTTCTCTTCATCCACAAACCCTTTTATGCTCCACAAACCAGTTTTTGACGCCTTTGCATCTTTTTCGCTTTCTAGCATTTGCGGCAGTGAAGTGCTAGGTTTTGAACTGTAAGCTACAATACCATATACTGATTTGACCATTAATTCGTTGATATGTATCCCTTCACAAAATACATATGCCAATTTCCTGCCATACTTGTCCTCTTTTGGTCCCCGATCATAGACCAATGTTACGCTTTTTCCTTTTAATTGTTTCTTTATAAATAATGATGCTTCCTTCCCCATCTTTTGTGGTGGAATCTTCTGTGATACGGACTCTCGGGTATCTAATACGTGCAATCTTACCGTCTGTGTCTGCCCATTTATGCTCACGTCTATCGTATCTCCATCCTTTATGTGCACTACCTTTCCTTTGACCATTTCTAAACCATTTAGTTTCTTCATATAAACTTCTGGAATATCAACAATATATTTCCCTTCTACGTGCTGTTGTACTCCCTTTTGTACCGTTTGGTCAGGTTTCGAACCATTTACAAATTTCGAACTGTTGCATGCAGTCATTTGAAGTATGAATGATGCAATACAAATAACCTTAAACCAAGATTTCATGCTATATTCTCCTCCTAAATCAAGCTTGTATCGCACATCTATACTTAATATAAAATGAACTATTTGCCGGGCTCACTTCTTTATGATCACATCTGAATCCCCCTTGAATATCCGTTAAACATAGCCCTAAATGATTACTTTTTACATTTAGACACGTTGATACTTTACGCCCCTTATTCTTCTTTTGACTCCCCATTTTCCACAAAGATATATTTGTTATTAGTATGTGACTCATAGACAAATTACCTTACTCCTCTTTTCCGGAAATTTACAGGGAACGAAAAAGGACACACCTATGGCATATGTATGCGTAGGCGTGTCCTTTTGCAAGATAGTTTTAGAAGTATTTTGTTATTTTCATCATACCATTATTCTTAATATTTTTATATAATAAATTATAGATTTTTATGATATTATTGCAGCTTTGAAATAAGGTTTGAGCAAAAATACTTCGCAACCCAAAGTTTTACGATAATTGAACTACCCCCACTTTCACTTCGTTTAGAAGTGAGGGATTCCTAAGTAAAGAGTTCTATCGAACTCTAATTGATTAGGCTAACCCCGCAGTCCTTGCGGTTAGAAGCCTTACCGCTTCATTCTTTAAATTGATACTTGCGTTAATATCCCTATCATGGTGTGTACGACAAGAAGGACATTCCCATTCACGTAAGTTTAGATTTTTAACGTCTTTATTTTGATATCCACAACAAGAACATAATTGGCTGGAAGCAAATGTTTTCGATACGACAATGACTTGTTTGCCATACCATTTTGCTTTATATTCCAACATGGTTCGAAACTGTGACCAAGATACCTCACTAATTGCTTTTGCTAACTTATGATTCTTTAACATATTCGATACTTGCAAATCCTCTATACCGATACCATCGTGGTTTTTGATGATTTCGGTTGAGATTTTGTCCAAGTAATCTTTTCTAGCATTTGATATGTATTCATGAATTCTAGCTACCTTGACTCGTTGTTTATTCCACCAAGAAGATCCTTTCATTCTTCTAGAAAGAACATGCTGTGCTTTCGCCAACTTATCTTCTAATGATCGGAAAAACTTCGGATTTTTATAGGGTGTTCCATCTGACAAAATAGCGAAATCTTTTAGTCCTACATCTATTCCAATGTAAGAATGTGTTTTCGGAAGTTCTTGTACTTCTGCTTCAACTAATATTGACACAACATATCTGCCAGAAGGGTTCCGTCTAACAGTCGCATTTACAATACGTCCCTCTACTTCGCGACTTTTGGCAAATCGAACAATGCCTAGTTTCGGCAACTTTATTTTGTTCCCTACAACGGCAATGTTTTCATTTGTTTTGTGGTATAAGATTGTACGTTGTTCTTCTTAGATTTAAAGCGCGGTGCGCTATTTTGTTTTTTGAAAAAGCGCGTATAGGCATCGGCAAGGTTGCGAACAGACGACTGAATCGCAATACTATCCACTTCCTTTAGCCAAACAAACTCTTTCTTCATGGCAGGGAGTTTGGCAGAGCATGTACCATAGGTCAAGCCTTTTCCTGTCTCTTTGTATGCGTAATCCCATAAGGATAGAAAATGATTGAATACAAAGCGAGAACAACCAATCGTTTTGTTGATTAGAATTGCTTGTGCTTGATTTGGATAAATACGAAACTTATAGGCTTTATTAATCATCATTTCATTCACCTCCATTCCGGTATATAACTATTATGCACCAAACACACACTCGATAGATAGTGAAGTTACACTTTCTGTATGTCGAACAATTAAGATGGCTTCCTGCCATCCCTTGTTCGAAGCCAATTCATCTCCCACCTACTCACTGGCCTATGACCCTTCACGCTCCTTGAGGAAGAAATCTTCTTGGCTAAAATGATAAAATTTAAATATTAGCTATACATCTGAAGTATACAATGTGACCATTCCATGTGTTCTATTTTCGCTTGATATAATTAATTTGGTAATATTCTTAGGCGTAAATCGATATATAGAGATAGTCGGACCAGGATTATTAGATTTAAAGTGAATAACTTGTTCATTATCAATAAAACCTTGAATATAGCTTTCACTTCCTTCAAAAAATTGAAAATGAGCTGACACTGATAAAATCTCGCCAGTGTTCTCAAATAAAACTATTGAATTTCTATATGTATCAAAATTAATAAGTTTCATTTTTGGCATAAGTAGGATGCTCCCTTCTATGAAGGCATGACGATTAAAGTATACTACTACTCGCAACATTCTTTTTATTTTCATGTGTAAGTTCTAATGTTTTATTGAGAAAATACAAGCCATCTTGCTGATGTGAAATCATAATTAATATATTACAAAGATTGTATTTTTGAAGTATCTCATACATAAGATTTCTTGTATCAATATGTAAATTAGAAGCTGCTTCATCTAATATTATAATATCCCTTTTTGTGAGGATAGCCCTTAAAAAGGCTATAAATTGTGCTTGGCCTCCTGAAACACTGGAACCATCTTGTACAATTATAGTATCTAATCCATTCTCAAATCTATTAAGATGTGATGTTAAATGATATCTTTTCATTAACTTAACTACATCTTCTTTCGTTTTATTTGTTTGGCCATATAATATGTTTTCTAATATAGTTCCTTTAAACAAAAATATATTTTGTGATACTATACCTATTCTATCTCTAACACTTTTTTTATGTATTAGATTATAGTCCATATTATTAATCAATATCTTTCCACTTTTAGGTTGATATAAACCTGTTAATAATTTTATAAAGGTAGATTTTCCTGATCCATTTATACCATCAATTAATAACTTGTCACCCTTTTCAATTTTTACATTTAAATGATCAAATATCAAATCACTGTTTTCATTATATTTAAAACAAACATCTTTAAATTCTATTGAATTAATTGATTCTTTCATTATATTTGTACCCAGTGTATTATCACCATCTAAATTGAAGAATTCTTTAATTCTTTTAATACTAATACACACAGGTTTTAGAGTTATATCTAAGCTGCCTAAAGCTTGAGTAGTCGCAAGAAGTTTAGCCATATAAATTGAAAACGAAGTATACACCCCTATAGTAAGCTGATTTTGTAAAATTAAAATACCTGATACTAGTAATACTATTACTGTAACAAGGTTATTTGTTAATATTAAATTTTGCATAAAGAAAATAAAATGTAAACTTTGTTTTAGGGCACTTTTAATTACATTATTTAATTTACCTTTAATCTTATTAGTTTGTATATTTTTACCGTTTAATAATTTTATATCCTCTATTCCATTTAAGGTTTCATACATTTCTGCGTTTAATACTGCCGATGACTCGTATACTTTTGTGGTACTTTTCGATATCATTTTAGATGAATGTTTGGATATCAAAAAATATATCGGAATAATAATTACTATGATACCTGTAAGTTTAACACTTAAATTAAACATTATAAATAAAGCAAAGAAAAAATCGAATATACCTGAAAAAACCCTTAATAAATTTGGAGAAAATAATGCACTTACATTACCAGACTCAGCAATTCTGCTAAGAATGTAACCTTTCTCCTTCTGATTAATATAAGAAAGAGGCGCATCTATAATATTACTTATCATAGATAATCGAATTTCATTAACTACATTTTGTTGTACACGAGTAAATAAATACTCATAACCTATTGATATTAAATAATTAATACAATAAATTAATAAGAGTATAAGAGTTGTTTTTAATAATTGATCGTAGCTTTTGTTTAATAGTATAACTTTATCAATAATGTATCCAATAATATATGGTATTGGTGCGATAATCAAAGAAGCTATAACCATCCCAAGTAAACCAAAAGCTAACAAAGTTTTTGTGTTTTTTAAATACGGATATAGAAATAATAACTCTTTATAAGAAATTTGAATTTCATCTTGTTTATTTATCTTCTTATTCACCCTCTTCCTCCTCCTTTGTCTATTTATTATATTAATTTACAAAGCAATAGAATGCGGTTGAAATAATTCCATAGATATCTTGAGACCTTATCCAGACGCATTATCCATGGAATTATATTTGTTTATCCTCAGAAAATTAACAATATTCATCTCATCCAAGCATACTAATTTTACCCTACCATTAATGGCTCCTTAATTATTTCAGGAACATGATTTTTAAACCATTTACATTTATCGCCAATTTCTTGTGCTTTTATAAAGCTTCTTAAGAAGCATGTACTACAAAAACGTTTGTTTTCACACTCTCTACATTCCTCAGAGTCCATTTGAGGTGCTTGTAAGTTAAAAAATGCATTAATGTATTTAAATTTTTCATCATAAATATCTTTAATATTCTGTTCAAAAACATTACCTATACTATTTTTCAAATCATCTAAACTATGCATAGTACACATTTTAATTTCACCATCAGGCGCAATCACAATATGTGATGTTATTGCACCACAATTCCTAATCTCAGCGCGCGCACCTTCATATAATGAGACAAATTTAGGATATTTTTTATTTATTTTCAACAATGCTTCACCATATGTTTTAACATCCTCTTCATTTAAATAAAGATCACTACATCCTAAGGCTCTTCCCATTGGTATTACTGGTGATACACCAATACTATCAATTCCTAAACTATGTACCCATTCAGCTATATCTTCTACCTCGTGTACATTCAAATGTGTAACTATCGTGGCAATCCGCAAACGAACATCATTTTCGGCTAATTTCATTATGTTATTTTTAATTTTATGAAGTGTATTAGGAACTTTAAAGAACCAAGTCAAATAATTATCATCTAAACTATGCATATCAATCTGCACAAATGTTTTCGACTTATTTTTTATTATTATGTCCATGACTTTATCAGAAAGAGCTATACCATTGGTCAACAGTGTTATTTGAGAAAAATCCAAGGTAAGTGCATATAACAATATCTCTTTTAGATTTGGATGTACTGTTATATCACCGCCCGTAAGTTCAATTAATTTCACTCCTATATGATTTAAGTCATCTAATAATGATTTTATTTGATCTAAGCTCATTACTTTTGGCTTTACTGCCCCAAAATCTCCATAGCAATGACGACATCTTACATTACATCTATTTGTGATTTCAATTGAAGCCACTTTTGGATATATAGTTTGTTCTTCAATTAAATTAACTGGTACATTTATAGGTTCTTCTTGCGTACCAATGTTCATATTGTAAACTTTGGATACATTATTCAAAAATGCATTTAATTTCTTTTCAATACTTATTGGATCTTCACTGTATTTTAAAGATAAGAAAGATACAACTTGTCCATATGTTTTAGTACCATCAATTAATTCAATAATTTCAGTGGCGGTTTTATTTATCGTAAATGTGTTTTCGTTTTTGAGTGTGGGAGCGCTTTCGTTAGGATTTTTATGAACAACCAACATAGATTCATAATTTGATGTGAATTTTCTTATTTCCAGCTTCTCTTTCCAAAATAGATAACCATTCACTTTAATCATCTCCTATAAAATTTTAAGTTGTTTTTAGTTTATGTATTACAAAATTCCATACTCATTTTTGATAAATTTATAGGACTTATTCTTAACATCACTGTTTGTTTATAGAATAAGTCCTAATTTAATTTCACCATAAACACTCTCACATTTTAAAGTTTTAACTTGCAGTACTAGCTCCAGTTGCCGCAGTAACTAGATTTAATAACTCCACAGAACATGCCGCACATACTAAGCAACTCCAACAAGTCCAATCCCTTGGTTGTACTACTGGTGTTTCCATTTAGAACATCTCCTTTTTGGTTATTTATTTTTCTTCTAAAAAATTTATTTGACCAAAAATGCTCAATCTCTTAGTGCTTTTAACCAATAAACTTTTGAAAGAATATTAGCTTGCAGTACTAGCCCCAGTTGCCGCAGTAACTAGATTTAATAATTCCACAGAACATGCCGCACATACTAAGCAACTCCAACAAGTCCAATCCCTTGGTTGTACTACTGGTGTTTCCATTTAGAACACCTCCTTTTTGGTTATTTATTTTTCTTCTAGAAAATTTATTTGACCAAAAATGCTCAATCTCTTAGTGCTTTTAACCCAAAATCTTTTGAAAGAATATTAGCTTGCAGTACTAGCTCCAGTTGCCGCAGTAACTAGATTTAATAACTCCACAGAACATGCCGCACATACTAAGCAACTCCAACAAGTCCAGTCCCTTGGTTGTACTACTGGTGTTTCCATTTGACCTACCTCCTTTTCTGTATTGTGT
This DNA window, taken from Bacillus paramycoides, encodes the following:
- the tucA gene encoding subclass IId bacteriocin thuricin17, which encodes METPVVQPRDWTCWSCLVCAACSVELLNLVTAATGASTAS
- a CDS encoding ArsR/SmtB family transcription factor, with amino-acid sequence MTTMQVSDDMYKIPEADVELLKIMAHPVRLQIVKELERRKVCNVTELTDLLKVPQSTVSQHLSKMRGKILHSERKGLEMYYHVANSKACQIVSVLDL
- a CDS encoding PqqD family peptide modification chaperone gives rise to the protein MIKVNGYLFWKEKLEIRKFTSNYESMLVVHKNPNESAPTLKNENTFTINKTATEIIELIDGTKTYGQVVSFLSLKYSEDPISIEKKLNAFLNNVSKVYNMNIGTQEEPINVPVNLIEEQTIYPKVASIEITNRCNVRCRHCYGDFGAVKPKVMSLDQIKSLLDDLNHIGVKLIELTGGDITVHPNLKEILLYALTLDFSQITLLTNGIALSDKVMDIIIKNKSKTFVQIDMHSLDDNYLTWFFKVPNTLHKIKNNIMKLAENDVRLRIATIVTHLNVHEVEDIAEWVHSLGIDSIGVSPVIPMGRALGCSDLYLNEEDVKTYGEALLKINKKYPKFVSLYEGARAEIRNCGAITSHIVIAPDGEIKMCTMHSLDDLKNSIGNVFEQNIKDIYDEKFKYINAFFNLQAPQMDSEECRECENKRFCSTCFLRSFIKAQEIGDKCKWFKNHVPEIIKEPLMVG
- the tucA gene encoding subclass IId bacteriocin thuricin17, which encodes METPVVQPRDWTCWSCLVCAACSVELLNLVTAATGASTAS
- a CDS encoding ABC transporter ATP-binding protein, with the protein product MNKKINKQDEIQISYKELLFLYPYLKNTKTLLAFGLLGMVIASLIIAPIPYIIGYIIDKVILLNKSYDQLLKTTLILLLIYCINYLISIGYEYLFTRVQQNVVNEIRLSMISNIIDAPLSYINQKEKGYILSRIAESGNVSALFSPNLLRVFSGIFDFFFALFIMFNLSVKLTGIIVIIIPIYFLISKHSSKMISKSTTKVYESSAVLNAEMYETLNGIEDIKLLNGKNIQTNKIKGKLNNVIKSALKQSLHFIFFMQNLILTNNLVTVIVLLVSGILILQNQLTIGVYTSFSIYMAKLLATTQALGSLDITLKPVCISIKRIKEFFNLDGDNTLGTNIMKESINSIEFKDVCFKYNENSDLIFDHLNVKIEKGDKLLIDGINGSGKSTFIKLLTGLYQPKSGKILINNMDYNLIHKKSVRDRIGIVSQNIFLFKGTILENILYGQTNKTKEDVVKLMKRYHLTSHLNRFENGLDTIIVQDGSSVSGGQAQFIAFLRAILTKRDIIILDEAASNLHIDTRNLMYEILQKYNLCNILIMISHQQDGLYFLNKTLELTHENKKNVASSSIL
- the tucA gene encoding subclass IId bacteriocin thuricin17, which encodes METPVVQPRDWTCWSCLVCAACSVELLNLVTAATGASTAS
- a CDS encoding thermonuclease family protein, with the translated sequence MKSWFKVICIASFILQMTACNSSKFVNGSKPDQTVQKGVQQHVEGKYIVDIPEVYMKKLNGLEMVKGKVVHIKDGDTIDVSINGQTQTVRLHVLDTRESVSQKIPPQKMGKEASLFIKKQLKGKSVTLVYDRGPKEDKYGRKLAYVFCEGIHINELMVKSVYGIVAYSSKPSTSLPQMLESEKDAKASKTGLWSIKGFVDEEKHHYNRNDAA
- a CDS encoding disulfide oxidoreductase, with product MSIIQKYHIAIAWTIATSAMLISLIFSEWMKLPPCDLCWYQRMAMYPLVLILGIGMYRKDSNVSTYAFPFACIGLMLSVYQITIQAFPNSEMQICSVGVSCTKDYLNLFGFISIPMLSFVGFLAIIILLYIKSDRETKEHTI